A window of Haloarchaeobius litoreus contains these coding sequences:
- the cofH gene encoding 7,8-didemethyl-8-hydroxy-5-deazariboflavin synthase subunit CofH → MADSSEHAAADLPTDGFDYEHVPVTDQSFENALAKARNGERLAVADGIELITTGTDVDGIDQSRKELVLEAADRRRAEVVGDEVTFVANLNNNVTTACNTGCLFCNFKDTAHAFEADSDVEHAGFTKTPEESREVVESMLDRGIYEVTSVSGLHPGFALNEEHHEILRESDWKETNYKPPERYTADPGTYVEQMAAMSVGDVHLHSMTPEEAYHARRGTDWSYEEVYGELQDAGLDSVPGTAAEILVDEVRDVICPGKIRTDDWLEAMEAAANVGLGLTATIMYGHVENEAHRVLHLDKVRELQERVDGAITEFVPLSFIHQSTPLYEHGVVDGGASDDEDELIIAVSRLYLDNVDHVQSSWVKYGDEQGLKMLNCGADDFMGTILSEEITKRAGGEYGEFRSFDRYVEMIRAIGRTPVERSTDYEQRRVVDGEPPYGPELGPCADGTPLLREDEGARAGGDGLAADD, encoded by the coding sequence ATGGCCGACTCGTCCGAGCACGCCGCGGCGGACCTGCCCACGGACGGCTTCGACTACGAGCACGTTCCCGTGACCGACCAGTCCTTCGAGAACGCGCTGGCGAAGGCCCGGAACGGGGAGCGACTCGCCGTCGCGGACGGCATCGAACTCATCACCACCGGCACCGACGTCGACGGCATCGACCAGTCCCGCAAGGAGCTGGTGCTGGAGGCCGCCGACCGACGGCGCGCGGAGGTCGTCGGCGACGAGGTCACGTTCGTCGCCAACCTGAACAACAACGTCACGACGGCCTGCAACACCGGCTGTCTGTTCTGCAACTTCAAGGACACCGCCCACGCGTTCGAGGCGGACAGCGACGTGGAGCACGCGGGGTTCACGAAGACGCCCGAGGAGTCCCGCGAGGTCGTCGAATCCATGCTCGACCGCGGTATCTACGAGGTCACCTCCGTCTCCGGCCTGCATCCGGGATTCGCGCTGAACGAGGAGCACCACGAGATTCTCAGAGAGTCGGACTGGAAGGAGACGAACTACAAGCCGCCCGAGCGCTACACGGCGGACCCCGGAACCTACGTCGAGCAGATGGCGGCGATGTCCGTCGGCGACGTCCACCTGCACTCGATGACGCCGGAGGAGGCGTACCACGCCCGCCGGGGCACAGACTGGAGCTACGAGGAGGTGTACGGCGAGCTGCAGGACGCTGGCCTCGACTCCGTCCCGGGTACCGCCGCCGAGATCCTCGTCGACGAGGTACGGGACGTCATCTGCCCCGGGAAAATCCGGACCGACGACTGGCTGGAGGCGATGGAGGCCGCCGCGAACGTCGGGTTGGGGCTCACCGCGACCATCATGTACGGCCACGTCGAGAACGAGGCCCACCGGGTGCTGCACCTCGACAAGGTCCGAGAGCTGCAGGAGCGCGTCGACGGCGCGATCACGGAGTTCGTCCCGCTCTCCTTCATCCACCAGTCCACGCCGCTCTACGAGCACGGCGTCGTCGACGGCGGCGCGAGCGACGACGAGGACGAGCTGATAATCGCCGTCTCCCGGCTCTACCTCGACAACGTCGACCACGTGCAGTCCTCGTGGGTGAAGTACGGCGACGAGCAGGGGCTGAAGATGCTCAACTGCGGCGCGGACGACTTCATGGGTACCATCCTCTCCGAGGAGATAACGAAGCGCGCCGGCGGCGAGTACGGCGAGTTCCGCTCGTTCGACCGGTACGTGGAGATGATCCGGGCCATCGGCCGGACCCCGGTCGAGCGTTCGACGGACTACGAGCAGCGCCGTGTCGTCGACGGCGAGCCACCGTACGGCCCGGAGCTCGGCCCGTGTGCCGACGGGACGCCGCTGCTCCGCGAGGACGAGGGAGCGAGAGCCGGCGGCGACGGGCTCGCGGCCGACGACTGA
- a CDS encoding MarR family winged helix-turn-helix transcriptional regulator produces MDETHDTDHPAETPTTDSPPDLAILHVLDAGPAMPIAELTSAVDADPTTVDHLCHRLQCAGYVRARTDGSYSITAHGEQYLRTLLRQRRIRP; encoded by the coding sequence ATGGACGAGACCCACGACACCGACCACCCTGCCGAGACTCCGACGACCGACAGCCCGCCCGATCTCGCGATACTCCACGTGCTCGACGCCGGCCCCGCCATGCCCATCGCGGAGCTGACGAGCGCGGTCGACGCCGACCCGACGACCGTCGACCACCTCTGCCATCGCCTCCAGTGTGCAGGGTACGTACGGGCCCGAACCGACGGCTCCTACAGCATCACGGCACACGGGGAGCAGTACCTCCGGACGCTGCTCCGCCAGCGACGCATCCGACCCTGA